The genome window ATTTTGAAAAATGTTTTTGCTCATACGACCGAGAAACAAAATGTGATCATTGATGGATCTGCAATTACTCTTATGGCGATGGAAAAGCTTGAACAGCCACAAGGAAATATCATTTATACTCCACATGAAATGGAATGGCAACGACTCTCTGGAATCAAGATTGGCGATCAAACTGAAGATAAGAACAAGGCAGCTCAAGAAAAACTCGGTGCTACCGTTGTCTTAAAGAAGCACCACACAGAAATTTATACTGATGACCAAGTATATCAGTTGCCAATCGGTACCCCCGCCCAAGCAGTTGGTGGAATGGGTGATACTCTTGCCGGGATGGTGGGAGGCTTCACTGCTGAATTTAATGAAAAGGCAGATAAGGCCGTCCTCGCTGCAGTTTATGCGCACAGTGCGATTGCGGAAAAGATCGCCGAAAGCCAGTATATCGTTCTCCCTCACCAAATTAGTCGTGCTCTCCCAGCCTTCAT of Limosilactobacillus reuteri subsp. reuteri contains these proteins:
- a CDS encoding NAD(P)H-hydrate dehydratase; this translates as MKKLTDQILKDVITPRPENSFKGTFGKVTLIGGNRNFGGAIIMASTAAVCAGAGLVTTATDEINASALHAQLPEAMFADFTDDALVADLTQAATSVVVGPGLGNDGTSLRILKNVFAHTTEKQNVIIDGSAITLMAMEKLEQPQGNIIYTPHEMEWQRLSGIKIGDQTEDKNKAAQEKLGATVVLKKHHTEIYTDDQVYQLPIGTPAQAVGGMGDTLAGMVGGFTAEFNEKADKAVLAAVYAHSAIAEKIAESQYIVLPHQISRALPAFMKKMEGMDEDHHIGFLN